In one window of Solanum pennellii chromosome 2, SPENNV200 DNA:
- the LOC114076119 gene encoding ubiquitin carboxyl-terminal hydrolase 20-like produces MGKIIVENLTSPSHPTLKYDEIEKKNINFSSVKIEVEEEEQKEMDLSFYDGSPDWIGSTPTMITGADSDSIDYNVSSDSSGYSYSDGDEWSPLKGEPSSLIGPICSTDPENFKKIAEKETKPIEYKTFKITGIGMCNLGNTCFVNAVVQSFIHNVVFLQLLRSIDHASPCQTYYDGFCVLCIIRELIDFSIFYGRFSFKPTKLVSKLKNFSSYFNFNQQQDAHEFLQCFLNQHETCCYYLETKDNVVKEAFGGRFVSKLRCCNCGHSSITREPLIDISLEIEGIDSVPAAFESFTKIEKIEFYCKRCKTDGPFEKQLLVDQAPTVAALHLKRFKNNGLVAQKVENHVSFPLELDILLYTNNINNDEIKYDLYAVIVHSGPSISSGHYYIFIRCAPNEWYKFNDEKVDYVQEDLVLAENAYILLYTKKGTLWFADYVEIHRPFVDLVMATTSNDFSYETSLKPALNKIEDNGSHVQVYCEDQFQNVETKKDNDLMDALKRN; encoded by the exons ATGGGAAAAATCATTGTAGAAAATCTAACTTCACCTAGTCATCCAACtttaaaatatgatgaaattgagaagaaaaatatcaatttttcatCTGTTAAAatagaagttgaagaagaagaacaaaaagaaatggATTTGAGTTTCTATGATGGGTCACCAGATTGGATCGGATCTACTCCAACAATGATCACTGGTGCTGATTCAGATTCAATTGACTATAATGTTTCTTCAGATAGTAGTGGGTATTCGTATTCTGATGGGGACGAATGGTCTCCTTTAAAAGGTGAACCTAGTTCTTTAATTGGGCCGATTTGCTCAACTGATCccgaaaatttcaaaaagatagCTGAGAAAGAAACTAAGCCTATTGAGTATAAGACTTTTAAAATAACG GGCATTGGCATGTGTAACTTAGGCAACACATGCTTTGTAAATGCGGTTGTACAATCTTTTATACACAACGTTGTATTTCTTCAGCTCCTTAGATCAATTGATCATGCATCTCCATGTCAAA CTTATTATGACGGATTTTGTGTACTGTGCATCATCCGTGAGCTTATAGACTTTTCGATATTTTATGGGAGGTTTTCTTTCAAGCCGACGAAACTTGTCAGCAAATTGAAAA atttttcttCTTACTTCAATTTCAACCAACAACAAGATGCACATGAGTTCTTACAATGCTTTCTCAATCAACATGAAACCTGTTGTTACTATTTGGAGACAAAAGACAACGTTGTGAAGGAGGCCTTTGGTGGCCGTTTTGTGAGCAAG CTCCGTTGTTGCAATTGTGGCCATTCATCCATCACACGCGAGCCTCTAATCGACATAAGCTTGGAAATTGAGGGCATTGACAGTGTACCAGCAGCATTTGAATCCTTCactaaaattgagaaaattgagTTTTATTGTAAAAGATGCAAGACAGATGGGCCATTTGAGAAGCAACTCCTCGTCGATCAGGCCCCTACTGTTGCTGCCCTACATTTGAAGAGATTCAAAAATAATGGTTTAGTTGCTCAGAAGGTGGAAAATCATGTTTCATTTCCTCTTGAATTAGACATTCTTCTTTATACAAACAACATCAATAAT GATGAAATAAAATACGATCTCTACGCAGTTATAGTGCATTCTGGACCTTCAATCTCTTCGGGACATTATTACATCTTCATTCGTTGTGCTCCAAATGAATGGTACAAATTTAACGATGAGAAG gTTGATTATGTTCAAGAAGATCTTGTTTTGGCAgaaaatgcatatattttgCTATATACAAAGAAAGGCACTCTGTGGTTTGCAGATTATGTTGAAATCCACAGGCCCTTCGTAGATCTGGTAATGGCCACAACATCCAATGATTTTTCATATGAGACATCGCTGAAGCCTGCACTCAACAAGATTGAGGATAATGGTTCACATG